The following proteins are co-located in the Candidatus Accumulibacter cognatus genome:
- a CDS encoding peroxiredoxin encodes MNFMELPENLPVPTDDGAAAHLQGLFLPALTLPATDGSTVSLNELHGRWVIYIYPMTGRPGLPLPEGWDGIPGARGCTPQSCGFRDHHAELAALQTGVFGLSVQSTEVQREARERLHLPFQLLSDTGLQLKHALRLPTFSVTGMECFKRLTLIVQDGQIAKVFYPVFPPDSNVVEVLAWLRNADD; translated from the coding sequence ATGAACTTCATGGAATTGCCGGAAAACCTCCCGGTTCCTACGGACGACGGTGCTGCAGCACATCTGCAAGGCTTGTTTCTGCCCGCTCTGACCCTCCCGGCCACTGACGGCTCGACCGTTTCTTTGAACGAGCTGCATGGGCGTTGGGTGATCTACATCTATCCGATGACCGGCCGGCCCGGACTTCCGTTGCCGGAGGGATGGGACGGAATTCCCGGTGCGCGCGGCTGCACGCCGCAGTCCTGCGGTTTTCGCGACCACCACGCCGAGTTGGCAGCCTTGCAAACCGGCGTTTTCGGCCTGAGTGTGCAGAGCACCGAGGTTCAGCGTGAGGCCAGGGAAAGGCTGCATCTACCGTTCCAATTGCTGAGTGACACGGGCCTGCAGCTCAAGCACGCGCTGCGACTGCCCACCTTCAGCGTAACCGGCATGGAATGCTTCAAGCGGCTGACGCTGATCGTGCAGGATGGACAAATCGCGAAGGTCTTCTACCCCGTCTTTCCGCCGGACAGCAACGTCGTCGAGGTCCTCGCCTGGCTACGCAATGCAGACGATTGA
- a CDS encoding NAD(P)/FAD-dependent oxidoreductase: MLRISDIRLPIEHPPAALAAAVAARLGMAEADLGEISVFRRSCDARKAGAPTFLYSVDVALPNAAAVLDRFAADRQVQPTPDMRYHFVGRAPAQLTTRPIVVGFGPAGIFAALILAQSGFRPIVLERGKAVRERTQDTWGLWRKKQLNPESNVQFGEGGAGTFSDGKLYSQIKDPRHYGRKVLMEFVKAGAPAEILYLSKPHIGTFRLVGMVEQMRREIEQLGGEIRFQQRVSGLHIEHGRVRGVTLASGEELRTDHMILAIGHSARDTFAMLHAAGVFMEAKPFSIGFRIEHPQALIDQARFGPYAGNPLLGAADYKLVHHCRNGRSVYSFCMCPGGTVVAATSEANGVVTNGMSQYSRNERNANAGIVVGITPLDYPGGPLAGIALQRQLEAHAFELGGGTYEAPGQLVGDFLAGRPSTQLGTVLPSYQPGVRLTSLASALPDYAIAALREAIPAFDRQIRGFAMPDAVLTGVETRTSSPLRITRGDDCQSLNVKGLYPAGEGAGYAGGILSAGVDGIRVAEAVTRDLLGQLARHQE, translated from the coding sequence ATGTTGCGGATCAGCGACATTCGCCTTCCCATCGAGCATCCGCCGGCGGCGCTGGCGGCCGCGGTCGCCGCTCGCCTCGGCATGGCCGAGGCCGACCTCGGCGAGATCAGCGTCTTCCGGCGCAGTTGCGACGCGCGCAAGGCAGGTGCGCCGACCTTTCTCTACAGTGTCGACGTGGCGCTGCCCAACGCCGCCGCGGTTCTCGACCGATTCGCGGCCGACCGGCAGGTGCAGCCGACGCCGGACATGCGCTACCACTTCGTCGGGCGGGCGCCGGCGCAGCTCACGACGCGACCGATCGTCGTCGGCTTTGGTCCGGCCGGCATCTTTGCCGCCCTGATCCTGGCGCAGAGCGGATTCCGGCCGATCGTTCTCGAGCGCGGCAAGGCCGTGCGCGAGCGCACCCAGGATACCTGGGGTCTGTGGCGGAAGAAGCAGCTCAACCCCGAGTCGAACGTGCAGTTCGGCGAAGGCGGCGCCGGCACCTTTTCCGACGGCAAGCTCTACAGCCAGATCAAGGACCCCCGGCACTATGGGCGCAAGGTGCTGATGGAATTCGTCAAGGCCGGTGCCCCGGCGGAGATTCTCTACCTCAGCAAACCGCACATCGGTACCTTCCGGCTGGTCGGCATGGTCGAACAGATGCGCCGCGAGATCGAACAGCTCGGCGGCGAGATCCGTTTTCAGCAGCGCGTCAGCGGCCTGCACATCGAACACGGCCGAGTACGTGGCGTGACCCTGGCGAGCGGCGAGGAACTGCGCACCGACCACATGATCCTGGCGATCGGCCACAGCGCCCGCGACACCTTCGCGATGTTGCACGCCGCCGGCGTGTTCATGGAGGCCAAGCCCTTCTCGATCGGTTTTCGCATCGAACACCCGCAAGCACTGATCGACCAGGCGCGTTTCGGGCCCTACGCCGGCAACCCGCTGCTCGGTGCCGCCGACTACAAGCTGGTGCATCATTGCCGCAACGGCCGCAGCGTTTACAGTTTCTGCATGTGTCCCGGCGGCACCGTGGTCGCCGCCACCTCCGAAGCGAACGGCGTGGTCACCAACGGCATGAGCCAGTATTCGCGCAACGAGCGCAACGCCAACGCCGGCATCGTCGTCGGCATCACCCCGCTGGACTACCCTGGCGGACCGCTGGCCGGCATCGCACTGCAGCGGCAGCTCGAAGCGCACGCATTCGAGCTCGGCGGCGGTACCTACGAGGCGCCTGGCCAGCTCGTCGGCGATTTTCTTGCTGGCCGCCCGTCGACGCAGCTTGGAACGGTGCTGCCCTCGTATCAGCCCGGCGTGCGTCTGACCAGTCTCGCCAGCGCCTTGCCCGACTACGCGATCGCCGCCCTGCGCGAAGCGATACCCGCCTTCGACCGCCAGATTCGCGGCTTTGCCATGCCGGACGCGGTACTCACCGGCGTCGAGACGCGCACCTCTTCGCCGCTGCGCATCACCCGCGGCGACGATTGCCAGAGCCTGAACGTCAAGGGTCTCTATCCGGCGGGCGAAGGTGCCGGTTACGCCGGCGGCATCCTCTCGGCCGGCGTCGACGGGATCCGGGTGGCCGAAGCGGTGACGCGGGATTTGCTCGGACAACTGGCCCGGCACCAGGAGTGA
- a CDS encoding class II aldolase/adducin family protein: MADLRQQLIDSARCMQAVGLNRGTAGNLSVRVEDGGAGAGGDFLITPTGMAYDSLLTADIVHMHRDGSCQGHRRPSSEWRFHRDLYAARADAGAILHAHSPFATSIACLRRDIPPFHYMISRFGGDSVRCAAYATFGTQALSDAVLLAIVNRRACLLANHGMLVLGKDLQQAIDLGIELETLCEQYWRACQLGQPVLLDAAEMATVLDKFASYGQQP, translated from the coding sequence ATGGCTGATCTGCGCCAACAACTGATCGACAGCGCGCGCTGCATGCAGGCCGTCGGCCTGAACCGCGGCACTGCTGGCAACCTCAGCGTGCGTGTCGAGGATGGCGGCGCGGGCGCTGGCGGCGACTTCCTGATCACACCGACCGGCATGGCTTACGACAGTCTGCTCACCGCCGACATCGTGCACATGCACCGCGACGGTAGTTGCCAGGGGCACCGCCGGCCATCATCCGAGTGGCGCTTCCACCGCGACCTCTACGCGGCCCGCGCCGACGCCGGCGCCATCCTGCACGCGCATTCGCCGTTCGCCACCAGCATCGCCTGCCTGCGCCGCGATATTCCGCCATTCCACTACATGATCTCGCGCTTTGGTGGCGACAGCGTTCGCTGTGCCGCTTACGCGACCTTCGGTACCCAGGCGCTCTCCGACGCCGTCCTGCTGGCGATCGTGAACCGCCGCGCCTGCCTGCTCGCGAACCACGGCATGCTGGTCCTCGGCAAGGATCTGCAACAGGCGATCGACCTCGGCATCGAACTCGAAACACTCTGCGAACAATACTGGCGCGCCTGCCAGCTCGGTCAACCGGTGCTGCTCGATGCCGCCGAAATGGCGACGGTGCTCGACAAGTTCGCCAGCTACGGCCAGCAGCCTTGA
- the mtnA gene encoding S-methyl-5-thioribose-1-phosphate isomerase — translation MKVQGKPTRTITPVPQAGAIEIIDQTALPQACRVLRLDSLEAVVEAICSMQVRGAPLIGVTAAYGVALALTSRADDATLLAAIRALGATRPTAVNLHWALARLQACLTPLPPPLRAEAAWLEADRIAEEDVQQCRRIGEHGLQLLRAQLGERGRIEIMTHCNAGWLATVDHGTALAPVYAAFDQGIDLHVWVSETRPRNQGLLTAWELHEHGVPHTLFADNAAGLLLARGSIDAVIVGADRIAANGDVANKIGTYLKALAARAASVPFYVAAPGSTIDFACANGTDIPIEERAADELRLLQGCDAAGRSAQLRQLAAEAAVANPAFDVTPASLVSAVISERGVCPASSDGLRALYPEKTHG, via the coding sequence ATGAAAGTCCAGGGCAAACCCACGCGAACGATCACCCCCGTACCCCAGGCCGGTGCCATCGAAATCATCGACCAGACGGCACTGCCGCAGGCCTGTCGGGTGTTGAGACTGGACAGCCTGGAAGCCGTGGTGGAGGCGATCTGCAGCATGCAGGTACGCGGCGCACCGCTGATCGGGGTCACCGCCGCTTATGGGGTCGCGCTGGCGCTCACCTCTCGTGCCGATGACGCCACCCTGCTCGCCGCGATCAGGGCGCTCGGGGCCACGCGGCCGACGGCGGTCAATCTGCACTGGGCGCTGGCGCGCCTGCAAGCCTGCCTGACGCCGCTGCCGCCGCCACTGCGTGCCGAGGCGGCGTGGCTCGAAGCGGACAGGATCGCCGAGGAGGATGTGCAGCAATGCCGCCGCATCGGCGAGCACGGCCTGCAATTGCTGCGCGCGCAGCTCGGCGAGCGCGGGCGCATCGAGATCATGACCCACTGCAACGCCGGCTGGCTGGCGACCGTCGACCACGGGACGGCGCTGGCACCGGTCTATGCCGCATTCGACCAGGGAATCGACCTCCATGTCTGGGTTTCCGAGACGCGCCCGCGCAACCAGGGCCTGCTGACCGCCTGGGAACTTCACGAGCATGGCGTGCCCCATACGCTGTTCGCCGACAACGCTGCCGGCCTGCTGCTGGCACGTGGCAGCATCGACGCAGTGATCGTCGGCGCCGACCGCATCGCCGCCAACGGCGACGTCGCCAACAAGATCGGCACCTACCTCAAGGCGCTGGCGGCGCGCGCCGCCAGCGTCCCGTTCTATGTGGCCGCGCCGGGATCGACGATCGACTTCGCCTGCGCAAACGGCACCGACATTCCGATCGAGGAGCGCGCTGCCGACGAGTTGCGGCTGCTGCAGGGATGCGATGCCGCCGGCCGGTCCGCCCAGCTCCGGCAACTTGCCGCCGAGGCCGCGGTTGCCAACCCGGCTTTCGACGTCACGCCGGCGAGTCTGGTCAGCGCCGTGATCAGCGAACGCGGCGTCTGCCCGGCAAGCAGCGACGGCTTGCGCGCGCTCTACCCGGAGAAAACGCATGGCTGA
- a CDS encoding glutamate--cysteine ligase codes for MGQEIGNNGFTADDFARFSQRLALETRHAQDAYARGDFANTDLVAGFELEAWLIDEKLFPVPRNVSFLARMANPLVVPELSRFNVELNGTPQPLVGPALSLLENELVATWQECLRVAALEDAALIAIGTLPTIREADLSLASMSPYRRYAMLNEQILLLRGGRPLTLDIAGIENLSTTHADVMLEAATTSFQVHLQTPASEAARTYNASLMLAAPLLALSANSPFLFERALWYETRVPLFEQAVDCCDPGHPQHRRVTFGSGYLGADPTACFAENLANYAVLLPVEILGPVESYAHLRLHNGTIWRWNRLLIGFDDQGLPHLRVEQRVMPAGPSIIDMIANAAFYYGAVRMLARQDLPPESQLPFPIAQDNFYRAARDGFNAQLRWLNGRRMPACELLEQLLLPLARAGLEQLDLAAADIQRYLEVIAGRLRSRRNGAVWQLAHYRKHHDFFRLTADYLDHQRHLMPVHEWPI; via the coding sequence ATGGGTCAGGAGATTGGCAACAACGGTTTCACCGCCGACGACTTTGCACGTTTCAGCCAGCGACTGGCATTGGAGACGCGGCACGCCCAGGATGCCTACGCACGCGGCGACTTCGCCAACACCGATCTGGTGGCAGGTTTCGAACTCGAAGCCTGGCTGATCGACGAGAAACTCTTTCCGGTACCCCGCAATGTCTCATTCCTGGCACGCATGGCCAACCCGCTGGTGGTCCCCGAGTTGTCGCGCTTCAACGTCGAACTCAACGGTACCCCACAGCCACTGGTCGGTCCGGCGCTGTCGCTGCTGGAGAACGAACTCGTTGCCACCTGGCAGGAATGCCTGCGCGTCGCAGCGCTGGAAGATGCGGCCCTGATCGCCATTGGCACGCTGCCGACCATCCGCGAGGCCGATCTGTCGCTGGCCAGCATGTCGCCCTACCGGCGTTACGCGATGCTCAACGAGCAGATTCTGCTGCTTCGTGGCGGCCGGCCGCTGACGCTCGATATTGCCGGCATCGAAAACCTGTCCACGACGCACGCCGACGTGATGCTCGAGGCGGCGACCACCTCTTTTCAGGTACATCTGCAGACACCGGCCAGCGAGGCGGCGCGTACCTACAACGCGTCGCTGATGCTCGCTGCGCCGCTGCTGGCACTGTCCGCCAATTCGCCGTTCCTGTTCGAGCGCGCGCTCTGGTACGAAACGCGGGTGCCACTCTTCGAGCAGGCCGTCGATTGCTGTGACCCCGGACATCCGCAGCATAGGCGGGTGACTTTCGGTTCGGGCTACCTCGGTGCCGACCCGACGGCATGTTTCGCCGAGAATCTGGCGAATTACGCGGTGCTGCTGCCGGTCGAAATCTTGGGCCCGGTCGAATCGTATGCCCACCTGCGGCTGCACAACGGCACCATCTGGCGCTGGAATCGCCTGCTCATCGGCTTTGACGACCAGGGCTTGCCGCACTTGCGCGTCGAACAACGGGTGATGCCCGCCGGGCCCAGCATCATCGACATGATCGCCAATGCGGCCTTTTATTACGGCGCCGTACGAATGCTTGCCAGACAGGACCTTCCGCCCGAATCACAACTGCCTTTCCCCATCGCTCAGGACAATTTCTACCGTGCCGCGCGGGATGGCTTCAACGCGCAACTGAGGTGGCTCAACGGACGGCGCATGCCTGCCTGCGAGTTGCTCGAACAGCTGCTGTTGCCACTGGCGCGCGCCGGTCTGGAGCAGCTCGATCTGGCGGCCGCGGATATCCAGCGCTACCTGGAGGTGATCGCCGGCCGCTTGCGCAGCCGCCGCAACGGTGCTGTCTGGCAACTCGCCCATTACCGGAAACACCATGACTTCTTCCGGCTGACCGCCGATTATCTAGACCACCAGCGCCACCTCATGCCCGTGCATGAATGGCCGATATGA
- a CDS encoding patatin-like phospholipase family protein has protein sequence MSYTIRTRDQHLAADGLPKRILALDGGGLRGILTLGILERIERMLAERHRAGDDFRLAHYFDLIAGTSTGAIIAAALAKGMRVAEVLAEYRQLGSKVFAKSLFRKGVLRAKYEASTLSKELQRVYGDDTTLGSDRLLTGLVVVTKRLDTGSPWPLMNNPRGRYFHGDGKGRIGNGDYPLWQVVRASTAAPSYFDPEKITIAAGQGSIGQEGLFVDGGVSPYNNPALQALMVATLDGYRIGWPSGADKLLLVSLGTGRPDPAVAQAGIAAGQAIQALLAMMEDVATMQQTLLQWLSSSPTARTIDREVGDLRHDLLAGAPLLTYLRYDLELAAEQVRALAPELRDDQRVASLSEMDAPENMEVLHRLGMLVGERDVQAHDFPAHFDLPAG, from the coding sequence ATGAGCTATACGATTCGAACCCGCGACCAGCATCTTGCCGCCGACGGCCTGCCGAAGCGCATACTCGCGCTCGACGGCGGCGGCTTGCGCGGCATTCTCACGCTGGGCATTCTCGAACGCATCGAGCGAATGCTCGCCGAGCGGCATCGCGCTGGCGACGACTTTCGCCTGGCGCACTACTTCGACCTGATCGCCGGCACGTCTACCGGCGCGATCATCGCCGCCGCGCTGGCCAAGGGAATGCGCGTCGCCGAAGTGCTCGCCGAGTACCGTCAGCTCGGCAGCAAGGTTTTCGCGAAGAGCCTGTTCCGCAAAGGCGTGCTGCGCGCCAAATACGAAGCCAGCACGCTGAGCAAAGAGCTGCAGCGCGTCTATGGCGACGACACGACCCTGGGCAGTGATCGCCTGCTGACCGGCCTCGTCGTCGTCACCAAGCGGCTCGACACCGGCAGCCCGTGGCCGCTGATGAACAACCCGCGCGGCCGCTATTTCCACGGCGACGGCAAGGGACGCATCGGCAATGGCGACTACCCGCTGTGGCAGGTCGTTCGCGCCTCGACCGCTGCGCCGTCGTATTTCGACCCTGAAAAGATCACCATCGCTGCTGGCCAGGGCAGTATCGGGCAGGAAGGCCTGTTCGTCGATGGCGGCGTCAGCCCGTACAACAACCCGGCGCTGCAGGCACTGATGGTCGCCACGCTCGACGGCTACCGCATCGGCTGGCCGAGCGGCGCCGACAAGCTGCTGCTCGTCTCGCTCGGCACCGGCCGGCCCGACCCCGCAGTCGCCCAGGCCGGAATCGCCGCCGGACAGGCGATCCAGGCGCTGCTGGCGATGATGGAAGACGTCGCGACGATGCAGCAGACGCTGCTGCAGTGGCTCAGCTCGAGCCCGACCGCACGCACGATCGACCGCGAAGTCGGCGACCTGCGCCACGACCTGCTCGCCGGCGCGCCGCTGCTGACCTATCTGCGCTACGACCTGGAACTGGCCGCCGAACAGGTGCGCGCGCTGGCCCCCGAATTGCGCGACGACCAGCGCGTCGCCTCGCTCAGCGAGATGGACGCGCCGGAGAACATGGAGGTGCTGCACCGGCTCGGAATGCTCGTCGGCGAACGCGACGTCCAGGCGCATGACTTCCCCGCGCACTTCGACCTGCCGGCCGGGTAG
- a CDS encoding toll/interleukin-1 receptor domain-containing protein, protein MPLKLFVSHSSRLRDDETSDAQAQANWRLLLDLPGQMEQVYSSQVEVLVDHDELHAGDDWETVLHGLLWDCDAALIVFSRRAVEESDWVKLEATVLDSRARNDPGFHLVPVLLAGQTTVADLDQGFFAALRLKRLQAISGVSSAQEIVARLRPILGEPETLFSGQPSAYRQTCTAVEAWLARNLGQKVLEALWDKLCPGCRPCVAHPDRATRYARSIAAHLLEDGEDTLRRTQKLLDHLLSAGHNGNHCAGLLKCLNAQWIKPNAAACLTEKDAGAKALVLNGAFLAAEDPDFPERPYYTLNRYLKRAWPETRRFQWVPIARIPTDREVADEVCEQLRAQLCRGSRANDEALRRRLSSLRADDWQIVVFIAPTLWPDRDARLVDDLRTLHGQYQGLLVVLGIDDDMPAGLPEGVRVVDPALNLLVEEKQHDCELDTWDLIKNS, encoded by the coding sequence ATGCCACTCAAACTTTTCGTCAGCCACAGCTCGCGCCTGCGCGACGACGAGACCAGCGACGCGCAGGCGCAGGCGAACTGGCGGTTGCTGCTCGACCTTCCCGGGCAGATGGAGCAGGTCTACAGCTCGCAGGTGGAAGTGCTCGTCGACCACGACGAGCTTCACGCCGGAGACGATTGGGAAACGGTGCTGCATGGTTTGCTCTGGGACTGTGACGCTGCCCTGATCGTGTTTTCGCGCCGCGCCGTCGAGGAATCCGATTGGGTGAAACTCGAAGCGACGGTTCTCGACAGCCGCGCGAGGAACGACCCCGGATTCCACCTGGTCCCCGTTCTGCTCGCCGGCCAGACGACCGTCGCCGACCTCGACCAAGGCTTCTTTGCAGCCCTCCGACTCAAGCGGCTGCAAGCGATTTCCGGAGTCAGCAGCGCGCAGGAGATCGTCGCCCGACTACGGCCGATCCTCGGCGAGCCCGAAACGCTGTTCAGCGGCCAGCCGAGTGCCTACCGGCAGACCTGCACGGCAGTCGAGGCGTGGCTCGCGCGCAACCTCGGCCAGAAAGTCTTGGAAGCGCTCTGGGACAAGCTGTGTCCGGGGTGCCGGCCGTGCGTCGCGCACCCGGATCGCGCGACGCGCTACGCAAGGTCGATTGCCGCGCACCTCCTCGAAGACGGCGAGGACACGCTGCGCCGTACGCAAAAGCTTCTTGACCACCTGCTGAGCGCCGGACACAACGGCAACCACTGCGCCGGCCTGCTCAAGTGCCTGAACGCGCAATGGATCAAGCCGAACGCCGCCGCGTGTCTGACCGAGAAAGACGCCGGCGCCAAAGCCCTGGTACTGAACGGCGCATTCCTGGCTGCCGAGGACCCGGATTTCCCCGAGCGACCCTACTACACGCTGAATCGTTACCTGAAGCGCGCCTGGCCTGAAACGCGCCGCTTCCAGTGGGTTCCAATCGCCCGGATACCTACCGACCGAGAAGTCGCCGACGAAGTTTGCGAGCAACTGCGCGCGCAATTGTGCCGGGGCAGCCGCGCCAACGACGAAGCACTGCGCCGGCGCCTCAGCAGCCTGCGCGCGGACGACTGGCAGATCGTCGTCTTCATCGCTCCGACATTGTGGCCCGACCGCGATGCACGCCTCGTCGACGACCTGCGAACGCTGCACGGCCAGTACCAGGGGCTGCTCGTCGTGCTCGGCATCGACGACGACATGCCTGCCGGCCTGCCCGAGGGAGTCCGCGTGGTCGACCCCGCGCTGAACCTGCTCGTCGAGGAGAAGCAGCACGATTGCGAACTCGACACCTGGGATTTGATCAAGAACAGTTAG
- a CDS encoding AAA family ATPase — MSKRASWELVPPADACFAGDPNRKIDPYLFSAEAVTALRVALVTQRPLLVAGLPGCGKTCLAEALAAEIGWTFLCETITSRTRLEKLTVEIDHLSRLHDAQRAAATNGACALKADEAYYRPGVFWWALDRGSASRHNLSADDARQCGICDAFPGIERTRKAPPHGTVLLIDEIDKAEPDLPNDLLEPIDRRRFRLPNGKYVSASPEHELLTVITTNRERELPQAFLRRCVSLVLDEPTPDRLVAIARKHYADANLGRVEALAAKMTGFRAKAREMGRRPPGTSEFLDAVRASEKFDIRISADDPVWRQVERAVLLKPGEP, encoded by the coding sequence ATGAGCAAACGAGCCTCCTGGGAGCTGGTTCCTCCCGCCGACGCCTGCTTCGCCGGCGACCCGAACCGCAAGATCGATCCCTACCTTTTCTCCGCCGAGGCGGTCACGGCACTGCGGGTCGCTCTGGTGACGCAACGACCATTGCTCGTAGCTGGTCTTCCGGGTTGCGGCAAAACCTGCCTCGCCGAGGCGCTGGCCGCCGAGATCGGCTGGACCTTCCTGTGCGAGACGATCACTTCGCGCACGCGGCTCGAAAAACTTACCGTCGAGATCGATCACCTGAGTCGCCTGCACGACGCGCAACGCGCCGCAGCGACCAACGGTGCGTGCGCGCTGAAAGCCGACGAGGCCTACTATCGCCCCGGAGTCTTCTGGTGGGCCCTCGACCGCGGCAGCGCAAGCAGGCACAACCTCTCAGCAGACGACGCCAGGCAATGCGGCATCTGCGATGCATTCCCGGGAATCGAACGGACGCGCAAAGCGCCGCCACACGGGACCGTGCTGCTGATCGACGAGATCGACAAGGCCGAGCCCGACCTGCCGAACGACCTTCTCGAACCGATCGACCGGCGTCGCTTTCGGCTGCCGAACGGGAAGTACGTGTCGGCGAGCCCGGAGCACGAGTTGCTGACGGTGATCACCACCAACCGCGAACGCGAATTGCCGCAGGCATTCCTGCGCCGTTGCGTCAGCCTCGTTCTCGACGAACCCACCCCGGATCGACTCGTCGCGATTGCGCGCAAGCACTACGCCGACGCCAACCTCGGCCGTGTCGAAGCGCTCGCGGCGAAGATGACCGGGTTCCGCGCCAAGGCCAGGGAGATGGGTCGGCGGCCTCCGGGAACGAGCGAGTTTCTCGACGCCGTACGCGCCAGCGAAAAGTTCGACATCCGGATCAGCGCCGACGATCCCGTGTGGCGGCAGGTCGAGCGCGCCGTGCTACTCAAACCTGGCGAGCCGTAA